A section of the Trachemys scripta elegans isolate TJP31775 chromosome 10, CAS_Tse_1.0, whole genome shotgun sequence genome encodes:
- the SAXO2 gene encoding stabilizer of axonemal microtubules 2, with translation MKEKRCLCEICTCGRHHCPHKSTRIYDTGGQPSLMTEYEDKYLQYGNVPPRQSLKPKEEYQAHHGRMEGITTFKSDYLPYDVVNRPLRVQEEYKPKPGEIDLGTTYRRDYNPHKIQPVTLVRPLERKHIKGGKLDTIPTYQDDYRSWEVQRREPNKLDHTYHPPTEKFGNSTTFQDDFVPRELNPRQSFKPPGVAKLSDVPFDGVTNHRSSYIAYQLEPKFVRPKEEYKPSSQPFEDLTTHRNDFKGLLGEFTKSCKPEYTKVGSNGHFDGCTEFQDRFQPWSVSLPEARKIRDYVPPPGNMDLHSTSHLDYVPHMICPVAPIRPVSYGRRSKVPFEGNTTMKEDFQAWASCRQEIIKRHQEIPKPTGKFDGLTTFKSHYIPHEIIPVQSFKPLRVVVPSSARFEDGTMYRTEYTPKKQEICPANYPSPPGYVFVNTDSRGHKFFRRVIPEINTFSQSNGNHIPKEVAVIS, from the exons GCGCCATCATTGCCCTCATAAATCCACAAGGATTTATGATACTGGAGGACAACCTTCCCTCATGACGGAATACGAGGACAAATATCTCCAGTATGGCAATGTCCCTCCACGCCAGAGTCTTAAGCCAAAGGAGGAGTACCAAGCACATCATGGAAGAATGGAAGGAATCACTACATTTAA gtctgaTTATCTTCCATACGATGTTGTAAATCGACCTCTTCGGGTACAAGAAGAGTATAAACCAAAACCCGGAGAGATTGATCTTGGAACTACATACAGGAGAGATTATAATCCTCATAAAATACAACCAGTGACATTAGTAAGACCTTTAGAAAGAAAACACATTAAGGGAGGAAAATTAGACACCATACCAACTTATCAAG ATGACTATAGATCATGGGAAGTTCAAAGAAGGGAGCCAAATAAATTGGACCACACCTATCATCCTCCTACAGAAAAGTTTGGGAATTCTACTACATTTCAAGATGACTTTGTTCCTAGGGAGCTGAACCCCAGACAAAGCTTTAAGCCTCCAGGTGTGGCCAAACTTTCAGATGTACCTTTTGATGGTGTTACTAATCATCGCAGTTCTTACATCGCTTATCAACTGGAACCAAAATTTGTAAGACCAAAGGAAGAATACAAGCCAAGCAGCCAACCCTTTGAAGATCTCACAACCCACCGGAATGATTTTAAAGGGCTACTTGGAGAGTTTACAAAAAGCTGCAAGCCTGAATACACTAAAGTTGGGTCTAATGGTCACTTTGATGGATGCACTGAATTCCAGGATCGTTTTCAACCATGGTCAGTCTCCTTGCCTGAGGCTCGCAAGATAAGAGATTATGTTCCTCCTCCAGGTAATATGGATTTACACTCCACAAGCCATCTTGATTATGTTCCACACATGATCTGTCCCGTTGCCCCCATAAGACCAGTTTCTTATGGAAGAAGAAGTAAGGTCCCTTTCGAGGGGAACACCACAATGAAGGAAGACTTTCAAGCTTGGGCCAGCTGTCGGCAAGAAATTATTAAAAGACATCAGGAAATTCCAAAACCTACTGGAAAATTTGATGGATTGACCACATTCAAGTCTCACTATATACCACATGAGATAATTCCAGTTCAGAGTTTCAAACCTCTGCGTGTTGTAGTACCTAGTTCAGCTCGTTTTGAAGATGGAACCATGTATCGTACAGAGTATACTCCAAAGAAACAAGAGATCTGCCCAGCAAACTATCCATCTCCTCCAGGATACGTCTTTGTAAACACAGATTCTCGTGGTCACAAGTTCTTCCGCAGAGTTATTCcagaaatcaatacattttcccAGTCAAATGGTAATCATATTCCAAAAGAAGTAGCTGTTATTTCATAA